From Daphnia magna isolate NIES unplaced genomic scaffold, ASM2063170v1.1 Dm_contigs287, whole genome shotgun sequence:
AGGCGGGAAAGCAAAAACCCTGAACATACTTCCAGTTCAGCGTGAACGCGTCCGTCCTCCACGCCCCAGGCAGAGTGTACTTGCGTAATCGCCCCTTTTTTAAGTAGAGACTCGGCCTCTTCCTCAAAAAACCTTTGTCTGCTTTTTAGTTAAAAAGGGCATTTTGGGATTTTCTTCTGAGTAGGAGGGGAAAGAAAGTCTAGACGGAGGCCATGTTTCACCGTTTCCAAAATGAAAGGGTCCCGCGTTATATTATGCCAGGCATCGAAATACCGCGAAATTCGACCACCGAAGGAAAAAGGAGAAACTGAAACGTACCCATTGCGTGACCTGGAATTGAAGAAGGAATCCGCATTCTTTTCTCGGCTGGTAGAGGGTGCTTGCTGGCTGTTCTCTGACCCTGCTTTCTCGGTTCTCTTCGAAATTCCTTCCAGGGTAGCCTGCGATCTGGCCTCGCCAACAAGATGTTTCAGAAACTTTCGACCGAAAAGGTCCTCGCCGCCCGACCAGATATCAGTCCTCTCCAAAAGACCAGTGAATTCCGGGTACACCTGAGAGAGAATGTTGTGGCGCCGGGTCTTAATGACGTCACGTAAGAGAGTGGCCCATAGTCGTAAGGCGATCTTGATGGCTATGGAGTCACTTTTAGACTTCCTCCTCAACTTCCTGCGACCGGCTAGAAAAAGTAAAGGCTTAACCAAATCCAGAATCTTAAAGGACAACTTCCTCAGAGTCTTTTCCGTCGGGTCAATGTTGGCCTTTGTCGCGTGGGAACCCTTAAAAGTCCTAAGACGCAGGAAAACGGACTCGTCCAAACTGGGGTTAATCAGGATGTTGGCTTTCCTTTTCAGTGTAGGCTTGTACATTTCCCTACATTTCTTGATCTTGTCGTCATTAATCCCAGTAACGATCCATTTTGATAAACTGGTGGACTTCGCCTTCGAGATCTCAAACTTCCGTGTAGAATAGTTGGAAAAAGAGCTTTCACTTGAATTAGAATCTGAACTAGAGTCCGATCTAGAGCTAGGCGAGTCAGAACTTGACGAACTGTCAGACGAGCCGTCGGACGACATCTTTGCATGAAAGCTAAAAAGGATCTGAGGATTGTAAGGGTATACGCCCCCCACTTagactttttgttttgcagtttacatatagaaataaaaactcatggtataacagtgtattcacattgaatacaagtatattccatgcagtttacagatagaagtaagaactcatggtataacagtgtattcacattgaatacaagtatatgccatgcagtttacgtatagaagtaaaaactcacggtataatagtgtattcatattgaatacaagtatatttcatgcagtttacatttagaagtaaaaactcatggtataacagtgtttttacattgaatacaagtatattccatgcagtttacgtatagaagtaaaaactcatggtataatagtgtattcatattgaatacaagtatatttcatgcagtttacatttagaagtaaaaactcatggtataacagtgtattcacattgaatacaagtatattccatgcagtttacgtatagaagtaaaaactcatggtataatagtgtattcacattgaatacaagtatatttgatgctgattacatatagaagtaaaaactcatggtataacagtgtattcacattgaatacaagtatatttgatgctgtttacatatagaagtaaaaactcatggtataacagtgtattcacattgaatacaagtatattcgatgctgtttacatatagaagtaaaaactcatggtataaaagtgtattcacattgaatacaattatatttgatgctgtttacatatagaagtaaaaactcatggtataacagtgaattcacattgaatacaagtatgtttgatgctgttaacatatagaagtaaaaactcatggtataacagtgtattcacattgaataaaagtatatttgatgctgtttacatatagaagtaaaaactcatggtataacagtatattcacattgaatacaagtatatttgatgctgtttacatatagaagtaaaaactcatggtataacagtgtattcacattgaatacaagtatattccatgcagtttaagtatagaagtaaaaaatcatggtataacagtgtattcacattgaatacaagtatattctatgcagtttacatatagaagtaaaaactcgtgttataacagtgtattcacaatgaatacaagtatattccatgcagtttacatatagaagtaaaaactcatggtataacagtgtattcacattgaatacaagtatattccatgctgtttacatatagaagtaaaaactcatggtataaaagtgtattcactttgaatataagtatattccatgcagtttacatatagaagtaaaaactcattgtataacagtgtattcacattgaatacaagtatattccatgcagtttacatatagaaataaaaactcatagtataacagtgtattcacattgaataaaagtatattccatgcagtttacgtatagaagtaaaaactcatggtataacagtgtattcacattgaatacaagtatatttgatgctgtttacatttagaagtaaaaactcatggtataacagtgtattcacattgaatacaagtatattccatgcattgtttacatataggagtaaaaactcatggtataacagtgtattcacattgaatacaagtatattccatgctgtttatatatagaagtaaaaccttgGTATATGTTttttatagaagtaaaaactcatggtataacagtgtattcacattgaatacaagtatattccatgcagtttacatatagaagtaaaaacccatggtataacagtgtattcacattgaatacaagtatattccatgcagttaacatatagaagtaaaaactcatggtataacagtgtattcaagttgaatacaagtatattccatgcagtttacatatagaagtaaaaactcatggtataacagtgtattcacattgaatacaagtatattccatgcagtttacatatcgatgaaaaactcatggtataacagtgaattcacattgaatacaagtatattccatgcagtttacagatagaagtaaaaactcatggtataacagtgtattcacattgaatacaagtatattccatgcagtttacatatagaagtaaaaactcatggtataacagtttattcacactgaatacaagtatatttggtgctgtttacatatagaagtaaaaacacatggtataacagtgtattcacattgaatacaagtatattccatgcagtttacatatagaagtaaaaactcatggtataacagtgtattcacattgaatacaagtatattccatgcagtttacatatagaagtaaaaactcatggtataacagtgtattaacattgaatacaagtatatttgatgctgtttacatatagaagtaaaaactcattgtataacagtgtattcacattgaatacaagtatattccatgcagtttatgtatagaagtaaaaactcatggtataatagtgtattcatattgaatacaagtatatttcatgcagtttacatttagaagtaaaaactcatggtataacagtgtattcacattgaatacaagtatattccatgcagtttacgtatagaagtaaaaactcatggtataatagtgtattcatattgaatacaagtatatttcatgcagtttacatttagaagtaaaaactcatggtataacagtgtattcacattgaatacaagtatgtttgatgctgtttacatatagaagtaaaaactcatggtataacagtgtattcacattgaatacaagtatattccatgcagtttaagtatagaagtaaaaactcatggtataacagtgtattcacattgaatacaagtatattctatgcagtttacatatagaagtaaaaactcatggtataacagtgtatggtagccggtgaaataggcccggacaaaataggaccctacaatATAGGCCCGTCAAATAGGACCtacaaaataggaccctacaaaataggaccactttaaaaattattttaaagcggtcctatttctacaataaaatggGCCTATTTCTACCAAATAATTTCAAGTCTCATAAGAGCCtcggaaaacattttccaaaaattgacCAACCAAGTCTAAGCAAGAGATGGCGGCTTGATGGAAACAGGCACTCTGTATATACTTTGCCTTTTTTCAAACCGCTATGACATCTGATATCATTTTACCGTCTTGTTAATTACGCGTAATTTAGCCAAAttcaagttttaattttttaaacatattaaccgtagccataactatgaagttcatttgttaaaaatttcaatttcctttcagAACTGATAAATTTTTAAGAATAAGTAAAGAAACGTGCTCATTCTGCAGTTTTTTCTTCCCTAGCCAGATCTCCCCTGTCCTTCAACGCGTCTTCCCTCTACCGATGCCAAGGCAATGCCCAGTGCTTTGGAGAtgaattcaatcaaacaatttcgaTGAAATAATTTGTACGCTGTTTTTGATTACGTTTTTATTAActatgaaatatattttaaagcaAGAAGCGAATATTTGTATAATATTTTAATACCAAAGCCTGGTTCAAAAATTCTCCATCTATCGGTAAAGGTCGCATGGTTCGATAGCGTTatgaagatggcgtcatctgTTCATCATCAACCTCAGCGTTAAtttacaaagaagaaaaaagtaaaattatcaaataaaataactTTCGTGtatctattttttattattcatctttttaaatatgtaaattgcattttctgaaacatttgatttgttaGAAATCGATTTTGAATCGGTTTCATTTCAAGCAGACGCCAAGCATCAATAGCGTGGTCTGTGCTGTGTGATTGCATTGTTACTGCTGGAGTGAGCAATTTCAGGTAAATAAGGTTATAATGTTGTCAATTTCTATTCCAATATAATATTAAACTTGGTTGTAAAGATTGCGTCATGATGGCGTGCCCCGTTAGCGTCGTGATCGGCGTGCCCTGTTAGCGTCATGGTTGGCGTGCCCTGTGTTAGCGTCATGATTGGCGTGCCCTGTGTTAACacgatatgttttatttattcgtgtGCTGGTATGTGTGTTTGCAATGTAATTGGCATCATTTAAAACTAGTTAATCTCCAAACTTCTTACATAGTGATTTCAACACCAGCATTGGTCAGAGGAGACTCGCAAGCAGCAAGGAAAGGAGGCTGCTCTTCATCAGCCAGAAGTTTGATACAAAGGAGTACACAAGTTGATTTCATTACTTGTAAGTATATTCATAGTTTGTAATTAATATCTTAGTTTAATATCTCTGTTTTTCAAGACAAGCAAAGTCAATTTTTTGGATATAGATGGGCAGCAATTTTATCGAGCCATGACATCTGAGtaagatttcatttttgtattatattatGGTTTGACTTTATTAATTGGTCtaaccttttttaaaattcagttTCTGTTATCCTGCTTATGGTGACCTGTCACTTGATGATAAGCCAAACCTAAGTTGCCTCTAGGAGTATGTAGACAGCttgattgcaattttttttagtataatCAAAGTTTACATttaatttctttgattttcttcattaAGATTATGAATGTCAAATTTGGGACACAGCTGTGCAGTTTTTTTATCGAGCTCTGACATCTGAGTatgatttaattatttaattttcttagaGTTTACTTTATTAATTGGTCGAAACCCTTTTTTATAACAGTTGCTATGCTATGCTATGCTTCTGTTGCTATACTCCATGCCTTTGGTGCCCTCTCCCTCTATGATAAGCCAAAGCTAAGCTACGTAAACAAGTTGATTGCATTATTTGTCACACAACAACACAATGATTTAAATTGATAATAAATACTTTAtttatcaacaacaacagtactatttcttttattcatcATTATGCAATGTTACTTTTTGTGACTGGTTATAGATAACCAAGTAGAAATATACACATCATCTTTTCTGTAGAGACCGCCATTATTACCCGTTGACGGGACCAAGAAAAGGAATTTTGCCGGTATCATCACATAACTTCCACCACATACCAAGTAATCTCCCTGTGGACTCCTTTGTCAAACTTCTAGCTGATGAAGAGGAGCCTACTTTCCTTGCTGCTTGCGAGTCTCCTCTGACCAATGCTGGAGTTGAAATCACTATGTAAGAAGTATGGAGGTTAACTAGTTTTAAATGATGCCAAATGCATTGCAAACACACATACCAGCacacgaataaataaaacatatcgtGTTAACACAGGGCACGCCAATCATGACGCTAACACAGGGCACGCCAATCAAGACGCTAACACAGGGCACGCCAACCATGACGCTAACAGGGCACGCCATCATGACGCTATCTTTTCAACAAAGTTGAGCATTTTATattggaataaaaatttacaacaTTATAACCTTATTTACCTAAAATTGCTCATTCCAGAAGTAAAACTGCAATCATCCCAATCACAAAGCACAGACCACGCTCTTACAAGATGCTTGGCGTCTGCTTGAAATGAAACCGATTCAAAATCGATTTCTAACAAATCAAATGTTACGAAGAAAACAATTTACATAttgaaaaagataaataataaaaaataggtacatgaaagttaattttatttgataactttactttttttcttatttgtaaaacGCTGAGGTTGATGATGGAcagatgacgccatcttcatGACGCTATCGAACCACGCGACTTTTACCGATAGATGGAGAATTTTTAAACCAGGCTTTGGTGctttggtatttttaaaatgttataaAAATAGTCGTTTCGCgctataaaatatatttaatagtttataaaaagttaaaaaaagtttaataGTTTCAATAAAAGCGTACAAATTATTTCAtcgaaattgtttgattgaatTCTTCACCTATGCACTGGGCAAACATTGCCTTAGCATCGGTAGAGGGAAGACGCGTTGAAGGCCGAAGGGGAGATCTGgctaggggagaaaaaaactgCAGAGCACGAGCACGTTTATTTActtattctttaaaatttatcagttctgaaaggaaattgaaatttttaacaaatgaacttaaaagttatggctacggttaatatgtttaaaaaattgaaacttgaATTCGGCTAAATTACGTGTGATTTACAAGACGGTAAAGTGATATCAGATGTCATAGCGGTTTGAAAAAGGCAAAGTATATACAGACTGCCTGTTTCTATCAAGCCGACATCTCTTGCTTAGACTAGGTTGGTCaatttttagaaaatattttccGAGGCTTTTATGAAACTTGAAATTATGTGGTAGAAATAGGCCCATTTTAATGTAGAAATAGGAccgatttaaaaatattttttaaagtgggcctattttgtagggtcctattttgtaGGTCCTATTTGACGGGCCTATattgtagggtcctattttgtcCGGGCCTATTTCACCGCAAttccagtgtattcacattgaatacaagtatatttgatgctgtttacatatagaagtaaaaactcatggtataacagtgtattcacattgaatacaagtatattgcatgcagtttacatatagaagtaaaaactcatggtataacagtgtattcacattgaattacaagtatattccatgctgtttacatatagaagtataaaactcatggtataacagtgtattcacattgaatacaagtatattccatgcagtttacatatagaagtaaaaactcatggtataacagtgtattcacattgaatacaagtatatttgatgctgtttacatatagaagtaaaaactcatggtataacagtgtattcacattgaatacaagtatattgcatgctgtttacatatagaagtaaaaactcatggtataacagtgtattcacattgaatacaagtatattccatgatgcagtttacatatagaagtaaaaactcatggtataacagtgtattcacattgaatacaagtatatttgatgctgtttacatatagaagtaaaaactcatggtataacagtgtattcacattgaatacaagtatattccatgcagtttacatatagaagtaaaaactcatggtataacagtgtattcacattgaatacaagtatattccatgcagtttacatatagaagtaaaaactcatggtataacagtgtattcacattgaatacaagtatatttcatgcagtttacatatagaagtaaaaactcatggtataacagtgtattcacattgaatacaagtatattccatgcagtttacatatagaagtaaaaactcatggtataacagtgtattcacattgaatacaagtatattccatgcagtttacatatagaagtaaaaactcatggtataacagtgtattcacattgaatacaagtatatttgatgctgtttacatatagaagtaaaaactcatggtataacagtgtattcacattgaatacaagtatatttgatgctgtttacatatagaagtaaaaactcatggtataacagtgtattcacattgaatacaagtatattccatgcagtttacatatagaagtaaaaactcatggtataacagtgtatttcacattgaatacaagtatattccatgcagtttacatatagaagtaaaaactcatggtataacagtgtattcacattgaatacaagtatattcgatgctgtttacatatagaagtaaaaactcatggtataacagtgtattcacattgaatacaagtatattccatgcagtttacatatagaagtaaaaactcatggtataacagtgtattcacattgaatacaagtatatttgatgctgtttacatatagaagtaaaaactcatggtataacagtgtattcacattgaatacaagtatattccatgcagtttacatatagaagtaaaaactcatggtataacagtgtattcacattgaatacaagtatattccatgcagtttatatatagaagtaaaaactcatggtataacagtgtattcacattgaatacaagtatattccatgcagtttacatatagaagtaaaaactcatggtataacagtgtattcacattgaatacaagtatattccatgcagtttacatatagaagtaaaaactcatggtataacagtgtattcacattgaatacaagtatatttgatgcagtttacatatagaagtaaaaactcatggtataacagtgtattcacattgaatacaagtatatttcatgcagtttacatatagaagtaaaaactcatggtataacagtgtattcacattgaatacaagtatatttgatgctgtttacatatagaagtaaaaactcatggtataacagtgtattcacattgaatacaagtatatttgatgcagtttacatatagaagtaaaaactcatggtataacagtgtattcacattgaatacaagtatattcgatgcagtttacatatagaagtaaaaactcatggtataacagtgtattcacattgaatacaagtatatttgatgcagctgtttacatatagaagtaaaaactcatggtataacagtgtattcacattgaatacaagtatatttgatgcagtttacatatagaagtaaaaactcatggtataacagtgtattcacattgaatacaagtatattccatgcagtttacatatagaagtaaaaactcatggtataacagtgtattcacattgaatacaagtatatttgatgctgtttacatatagaagtaaaaactcatggtataacagtgtattcacattgaatacaagtatatttgatgctgtttacatatagaagtaaaaactcatggtataacagtgtattcacattgaatacaagtatattccatgcagtttacatatagaagtaaaaactcatggtataacagtgtattcacattgaatacaagtatatttgatgctgtttacatatagaagtaaaaactcatggtataacagtgtattcacattgaatacaagtatattccatgcagttttatatatagaagtaaaaactcatggtataacagtgtattcacattgaatacaagtatatttcatgcagtttacatatagaagtaaaaactcatggtataacagtgtattcacattgaatacaagtatattccatgatgctgtttacatatagaagtaaaaactcatggtataacagtgtattcacattgaatacaagtatatttcgatgctgtttacatatagaagtaaaaactcatggtataacagtgtattcacattgaatacaagtatattccatgcagtttacatatagaagtaaaaactcatggtataacagtgtattcacattgaatatagcaagtatatttgatgctgtttacatatagaagtaaaaactcatggtataacagtgtattcacattgaatacaagtatatttgatgctgtttacatatagaagtaaaaactcatggtataacagtgtattcacattgaatacaagtatattccatgcagtttacatatagaagtaaaaactcatggtataacagtgtattcacattgaatacaagtatatttgatgctgtttacatatagaagtaaaaactcatggtataacagtgtattcacattgaatacaagtatatttgatgcagtttacatatagaagtaaaaactcatggtataacagtgtattcacattgaatacaagtatatttgatgcagtttacatatagaagtaaaaactcatggtataacagtgtattcacattgaatacaagtatatttgatgctgtttacatatagaagtaaaaactcatggtataacagtgtattcacattgaatacaagtatattccatgcagtttatattagaagtaaaaactcatggtataacagtgtattcacattgaatacaagtatattccatgcagtttacatatagaaggtaaaaactcatggtataaaagtgtattcacattgaatacaagtatattccatgcagtttacatatagaagtaaaaactcatggtataacagtgtattcacattgaatacaagtatattccatgcagtttacatatagaagtaaaaactcatggtataacagtgtattcacattgaatacaagtatatttgatgctgtttacatatagaagtaaaaactcatggtataacagtgtattcacattgaatacaagtatattccatgcagtttacatatagaagtaaaaactcatggtataacagtgtattcacattgaatacaagtatatttcatgcagtttacatatagaagtaaaaactcatggtataacagtgtattcacattgaatacaagtatatttgatgctgtttacatatagaagtaaaaactcatggtataacagtgtattcacattgaatacaagtatattccatgcagttttacatatagaagtaaaaactcatggtataacagtgtattcacattgaatacaagtatatttgatgctgtttacatatagaagtaaaaactcatggtataacagtgtattcacattgaatacaagtatatttgatgcagtttacatatagaagtaaaaactccatggtataacagtgtattcacattgaatacaagtatattccatgcagtttacatatagaagtaaaaactcatggtataacagtgtattcacattgaatacaagtatatttgatgcagtttacatatagaagtaaaaactcatggtataacagtgtattcacattgaatacaagtatattcgatgcagtttacatatagaagtaaaaactcatggtataacagtgtattcacattgaatacaagtatattccatgcagtttacatatagaagtaaaaactcatggtataacagtgtattcacattgaatacaagtatattccatgatgctgtttacatatagaagtaaaaactcatggtataacagtgtattcacattgaatacaagtatatttgatgcgctgtttacatatagaagtaaaaactcatggtataacagtgtattcacattgaatacaagtatattccatgcagtttacatatagaagtaaaaactcatggtataacagtgtattcacattgaatacaagtatatttgatgcagtttatatatagaagtaaaaactcatggtataacagtgtattcacattgaatacaagtatatttgatgcagtttacatatagaagtaaaaactcatggtataacagtgtattcacattgaatacaagtatattccatgcagtttacatatagaagtaaaaactcatggtataacagtgtattcacattgaatacaagtatatttgatgctgtttacatatagaagtaaaaactcatggtataacagtgtattcacattgaatacaagtatatttgatgcagtttacatatagaagtaaaaactcatggtataacagtgtattcacattgaatacaagtatatattcgatgcagtttacatatagaagtaaaaactcatggtataacagtgtattcacattgaatacaagtatatttgatgcagtttacatatagaagtaaaaactcatggtataacagtgtattcacattgaatacaagtatatttgatgcctgtttacatatagaagtaaaaactcatggtataacagtgtattcacattgaatacaagtatattccatgcagtttacatatagaagtaaaaactcatggtataacagtgtattcacattgaatacaagtatatttgatgcagtttacatatagaagtaaaaactcatggtataacagtgtattcacattgaatacaagtatatttgatgcagtttacatatagaagtaaaaactcatggtataacagtgtattcacattgaatacaagtatattccatgcagtttacatatagaagtaaaaactcatggtataacagtgtattcacattgaatacaagtatatttgatgcagtttacatatagaagtaaaaactcatggtataacagtgtattcacattgaatacaagtatatttgatgctgtttacatatagaagtaaaaactccatggtataacagtgtattcacattgaatacaagtatattccatgcagtttacatatagaagtaaaaactcatggtataacagtgtattcacattgaatacaagtatattctgatgcagctttacatatagaagtaaaaactcatggtataacagtgtattcacattgaatacaagtatatattcgatgcagtttacatatagaagtaaaaactcatgggtataacagtgtattcacattgaatacaagtatattccatgcagtttacatatagaagtaaaaactca
This genomic window contains:
- the LOC116933849 gene encoding uncharacterized protein LOC116933849, which gives rise to MSSDGSSDSSSSSDSPSSRSDSSSDSNSSESSFSNYSTRKFEISKAKSTSLSKWIVTGINDDKIKKCREMYKPTLKRKANILINPSLDESVFLRLRTFKGSHATKANIDPTEKTLRKLSFKILDLVKPLLFLAGRRKLRRKSKSDSIAIKIALRLWATLLRDVIKTRRHNILSQVYPEFTGLLERTDIWSGGEDLFGRKFLKHLVGEARSQATLEGISKRTEKAGSENSQQAPSTSREKNADSFFNSRSRNGPGIRNGSNWKNNWNQGRNKSGGRYNK
- the LOC123468101 gene encoding uncharacterized protein LOC123468101, encoding MSNFSVMMACPVSVMVGVPCVSVLIGVPCVSVMIGVPCVNTICFIYSCAVISTPALVRGDSQAARKVGSSSSARSLTKESTGRLLGMWWKLCDDTGKIPFLGPVNG